The Micromonospora sp. M71_S20 genome has a window encoding:
- a CDS encoding co-chaperone YbbN — MTRILYFTAPWCVPCRKFGPMLDVQARARDLPVQRLDIDEDAAGRVALALDVQSVPTVIVESDGEVVDRFGALSPIALRDRLEAACGR, encoded by the coding sequence GTGACCCGCATCCTGTACTTCACCGCCCCGTGGTGCGTTCCCTGCCGGAAGTTCGGCCCGATGCTCGACGTTCAGGCCCGCGCCCGCGACCTTCCCGTTCAGCGCCTCGACATCGACGAGGACGCCGCCGGCCGCGTCGCCCTGGCGCTCGACGTCCAGTCGGTCCCGACCGTCATCGTCGAGAGTGACGGCGAGGTCGTCGACCGCTTCGGCGCCCTCTCGCCGATCGCCCTGCGCGACCGTTTGGAGGCCGCGTGCGGACGCTGA
- a CDS encoding DNA polymerase codes for MRTLTHTVGGTVVGIHFPERRADLDGFRAFLAGGDKVLAFDTEGTGLDIFSPDHRLRLAQFGNGREAWVLRKDLFAEEAAAALRQPRAYVMHNAPFDLLTVDRHLGVRLEELGGRTFDTRVLAHLIDPRSPQEGGIGLKLKPLSAVYVDPDAPDTQDGLTAEFRRLGLTKATGWAGIPIDNELYVRYAGLDVILTWRLFRELGPLVRGIGLDHLSKFEHHLQVLLAILQRKGFRLDVPYVERLRADLTDEAESFRLVAKRYGVENVNSTAQLAAALEAMGETLTERTPSGALKVDKGVLLPLADLNLDWARIDVRTPNPLADAALRSKRAEKWATTYADAFLTLKDADDRLHASIGALQARTARMSISRPPLQQLPSSDWRVRRAFIADPGQTIIAADYQAVEMRVLAALADVAKMKDAIRDGADLHSFTAALVEGVTVEEFAARLKAGDRGASKARKLYKGVGFGKVYGGGAVTLARQTGAELGAVKRAIAAYDSVYPEIKRYSRRLMSRAEFGRKEVVTPSGRHLPLDRDRLYAATNYVVQSTARDLLAQAIVDIFAAGLGDHLLLPVHDELIAQAPTENAEEVIREIGRAMESTFFGVRIESDPDVYGASWGHGYGCAVKDGRCVVRESHPHKHGVTHA; via the coding sequence GTGCGGACGCTGACGCACACGGTCGGCGGGACGGTCGTCGGGATTCACTTCCCCGAGCGGCGGGCGGACCTCGACGGTTTCCGGGCCTTCCTGGCGGGCGGTGACAAGGTTCTCGCGTTCGACACGGAGGGGACCGGCCTCGACATCTTCTCGCCGGATCACCGGCTGCGGCTGGCGCAGTTCGGCAACGGCCGCGAAGCGTGGGTGTTGCGGAAGGACCTCTTCGCCGAGGAGGCCGCCGCCGCCCTGCGGCAGCCACGGGCGTACGTCATGCACAATGCGCCGTTCGACCTCCTGACCGTGGACCGTCACCTAGGCGTCCGGCTCGAAGAGCTGGGCGGGCGCACGTTCGATACCCGCGTTCTGGCTCACCTGATCGACCCCCGGTCGCCGCAGGAAGGCGGGATCGGCCTGAAGCTGAAGCCGTTGAGCGCCGTCTACGTCGACCCGGACGCCCCGGACACGCAAGACGGCCTGACGGCTGAGTTCCGCCGGCTGGGCCTGACGAAGGCGACCGGCTGGGCGGGAATCCCCATCGACAATGAGCTTTACGTCAGGTATGCCGGCCTCGACGTCATCCTGACGTGGCGCCTGTTCCGCGAGCTGGGCCCGCTGGTCCGGGGGATCGGCCTCGACCACCTGTCGAAGTTCGAGCATCACCTTCAGGTGTTGCTCGCGATCCTTCAGCGCAAGGGCTTCCGCCTCGACGTGCCCTACGTCGAGCGGCTGCGGGCGGACCTGACGGACGAAGCGGAGTCCTTCCGCCTGGTCGCGAAGCGGTACGGCGTCGAGAACGTGAACAGCACAGCGCAGCTCGCGGCGGCGCTCGAAGCGATGGGCGAGACCCTGACCGAGCGGACGCCGTCCGGGGCCCTGAAGGTCGACAAGGGCGTTCTCTTGCCCCTGGCGGATCTCAACCTGGACTGGGCCCGGATCGACGTCAGGACGCCTAACCCGCTGGCCGACGCCGCGCTTCGCTCGAAGCGGGCCGAGAAGTGGGCGACGACGTACGCGGACGCCTTCCTGACGCTGAAGGACGCGGACGACCGTTTACACGCGTCCATCGGTGCCCTTCAGGCCCGCACGGCGCGCATGTCGATCAGTCGGCCGCCGCTTCAGCAGTTGCCCTCTTCGGACTGGCGGGTACGGCGGGCGTTCATCGCGGACCCGGGGCAGACGATCATCGCGGCCGACTATCAGGCGGTCGAAATGCGTGTCCTCGCGGCCCTGGCGGACGTGGCGAAGATGAAGGACGCGATCCGCGACGGGGCGGACCTTCACTCCTTTACCGCCGCCCTGGTCGAGGGCGTCACGGTCGAAGAGTTCGCGGCGCGGTTGAAGGCCGGCGACAGGGGCGCGAGTAAGGCGCGGAAGCTCTACAAGGGCGTCGGGTTCGGGAAGGTCTACGGCGGCGGGGCGGTGACCCTGGCGCGGCAGACCGGCGCCGAGCTGGGCGCGGTGAAGCGCGCTATCGCGGCGTACGACAGCGTGTATCCGGAGATCAAGCGCTACTCGCGCCGGCTCATGTCGCGTGCGGAGTTCGGCCGCAAGGAGGTCGTCACCCCGTCGGGGCGTCACCTTCCGCTCGACCGCGACAGGTTGTACGCGGCGACGAACTACGTCGTTCAGTCGACCGCACGCGATTTGTTGGCACAGGCCATCGTCGACATCTTCGCCGCCGGCCTCGGTGACCACCTGTTGCTGCCCGTTCACGACGAGTTGATTGCGCAGGCCCCGACCGAGAACGCCGAAGAGGTCATCCGGGAGATCGGCCGCGCGATGGAGTCGACCTTCTTCGGGGTGCGGATCGAAAGCGACCCGGACGTCTACGGCGCGAGCTGGGGCCACGGCTACGGGTGCGCCGTGAAGGACGGGCGCTGCGTGGTTCGTGAATCGCACCCGCACAAACACGGGGTCACGCACGCGTGA
- a CDS encoding DUF4406 domain-containing protein, with product MINRAAESYRQDGMRRAYLLGPSHGTPAERVARFRPAFDALTSAGFAVTAPAVSQPAACESADHLLSVMDDDLDALAAADVVVTLPGSDRLWEIAIADALGVPVVSFADCLAERACA from the coding sequence ATGATCAATCGGGCCGCAGAGTCCTACCGACAGGACGGGATGCGTCGCGCCTACCTCCTCGGCCCGTCGCACGGGACACCGGCCGAGCGGGTCGCCCGCTTCCGCCCCGCGTTCGACGCCCTGACGTCGGCCGGCTTCGCGGTGACCGCCCCCGCCGTGTCGCAGCCAGCCGCGTGCGAATCGGCCGACCACCTACTGTCCGTGATGGATGACGACCTTGACGCCCTCGCGGCGGCGGACGTCGTTGTGACGCTGCCGGGGTCCGATCGCCTGTGGGAAATCGCAATCGCGGACGCGCTGGGCGTGCCGGTCGTCTCCTTCGCGGACTGCCTGGCCGAGCGAGCCTGCGCCTGA
- a CDS encoding GntR family transcriptional regulator, translating to MPVTPPKYQRIYAAIRAAIESGEYAPGARLPSEAAFAREFGVTHVTVRQALAELRRDGLVEPRQGVGTFVRECPS from the coding sequence GTGCCCGTGACTCCCCCGAAGTATCAGCGCATCTATGCCGCGATCCGCGCGGCGATCGAATCCGGCGAGTACGCCCCCGGCGCCCGACTTCCCTCGGAAGCCGCCTTCGCCCGTGAGTTCGGCGTCACGCACGTGACCGTGCGCCAGGCGCTCGCCGAGCTTCGGCGGGACGGCCTGGTCGAGCCGCGCCAGGGGGTCGGTACGTTCGTCCGCGAATGTCCAAGTTGA
- a CDS encoding YciI family protein, protein MSKLRCASRRSAAGTDFPPIEAWAPEEIRAHVAFMGEVNEKLIADGELVGGEGLAAPAQAKIVRAGAGGAPVVTEGPFAETKEFLAGFWIVDCDSPERAVALAAHISTAPGPGGRPLNMPIEVRPVMSAPPQEM, encoded by the coding sequence ATGTCCAAGTTGAGATGTGCGTCTAGGCGCAGCGCCGCCGGCACGGACTTCCCCCCGATCGAGGCGTGGGCGCCCGAGGAGATCCGGGCGCACGTCGCGTTCATGGGCGAGGTCAACGAGAAGCTGATCGCCGACGGCGAGCTGGTCGGCGGCGAAGGGCTCGCCGCCCCGGCCCAGGCGAAGATCGTCCGGGCGGGCGCCGGCGGTGCCCCCGTGGTCACCGAGGGGCCGTTCGCCGAGACCAAGGAGTTCCTCGCCGGCTTCTGGATCGTGGACTGCGACAGCCCCGAGCGGGCCGTCGCGCTCGCCGCGCACATCTCCACCGCGCCCGGCCCGGGCGGCCGGCCGTTGAACATGCCGATCGAGGTGCGCCCCGTGATGTCGGCGCCGCCGCAGGAGATGTGA
- a CDS encoding RNA polymerase sigma factor, whose translation MTTADPPVEDLLRELAPQVLGVLTRRFGDFATAEDAVQEALLAAATQWPVEGTPGNPRGWLIQVAYRRMVELVRGETARRRREDLVARREPDDRRAAPPPDEALTADRDDTLTLLFLCCHPTLTPASAIALTLRAVGGLGTAEIARAFLVPEATMAQRISRAKQRIRASGIPFRMPEPADREARLAAVRHVLYLIFTEGHTASLGADLRRVDLSEEAIRLTRALRALLPDDAEVAGLLALMLLTDARAAARTGPSGELISLADQDRGRWDAAAIDEGIALVTWALPRGPVGSYQLQAAIAALHDEAPSTAETDWPQILALYEVLERASGNPVVSLNRAVATAMVHGPAAGLAALDALDADPRLAGHHRLPAARAHLHEMAGERERAVAAYRAAAALTTSLPEQRYLTMRAARLATRATKR comes from the coding sequence CTGACCACCGCCGACCCACCCGTCGAGGACCTGCTGCGCGAGCTGGCGCCGCAGGTCCTCGGCGTGCTCACCCGCCGGTTCGGCGACTTCGCCACCGCCGAGGACGCCGTGCAGGAGGCGCTGCTGGCGGCGGCCACCCAGTGGCCGGTCGAGGGGACGCCCGGCAACCCGCGCGGCTGGCTGATCCAGGTCGCGTACCGACGGATGGTCGAACTGGTCCGCGGCGAGACGGCCCGGCGGCGGCGTGAGGACCTCGTCGCCCGCCGCGAGCCGGACGACCGGCGCGCCGCGCCGCCGCCGGACGAGGCGCTGACCGCCGACCGGGACGACACCCTGACGCTGCTCTTCCTCTGCTGTCACCCGACGCTCACGCCGGCGTCGGCGATCGCGCTGACCCTGCGCGCCGTCGGCGGCCTCGGCACGGCCGAGATCGCCCGCGCCTTCCTCGTGCCCGAGGCCACCATGGCCCAGCGGATCAGCCGCGCCAAGCAGCGCATCCGCGCCTCGGGCATCCCGTTCCGGATGCCGGAGCCCGCCGACCGGGAGGCCCGGCTGGCCGCCGTGCGGCACGTGCTCTACCTGATCTTCACCGAGGGGCACACCGCCAGCCTGGGCGCCGACCTGCGCCGGGTGGACCTGTCGGAGGAGGCCATCCGGCTGACCCGGGCCCTGCGCGCGCTCCTGCCCGACGACGCCGAGGTCGCCGGGCTGCTCGCCCTGATGCTGCTCACCGACGCCCGCGCCGCCGCGCGCACCGGGCCCTCGGGTGAGCTGATCTCGCTGGCCGACCAGGACCGCGGCCGGTGGGACGCGGCGGCCATCGACGAGGGGATCGCCCTGGTCACCTGGGCGCTGCCGCGCGGGCCGGTCGGGTCGTACCAGCTCCAGGCGGCCATCGCCGCGCTGCACGACGAGGCGCCCAGCACCGCCGAGACCGACTGGCCGCAGATCCTCGCCCTGTACGAGGTGCTGGAACGCGCGTCCGGCAACCCCGTCGTCTCCCTCAACCGCGCCGTGGCGACCGCCATGGTGCACGGCCCGGCCGCCGGCCTGGCGGCACTGGACGCCCTCGACGCCGACCCCCGGCTCGCCGGGCACCACCGGCTGCCCGCCGCCCGCGCCCACCTGCACGAGATGGCCGGTGAGCGGGAACGGGCGGTGGCCGCGTACCGGGCCGCCGCCGCCCTCACCACGAGCCTGCCCGAGCAGCGGTACCTGACGATGCGCGCCGCCCGGCTGGCGACCCGGGCGACCAAGCGCTGA
- a CDS encoding cellulase family glycosylhydrolase, which yields MKKRLSAAGAALLALLVAVLAFGQPARAATGFSVADGKLYDANGSEFVMRGVNHAHTWYQQQTSSFANIKALGANTVRVVLASGQRWAKNDTADVANVISLCKANRLICVLEVHDTTGYGEQSGAATLDQAVDYWLSVSSALAGQEKYVIVNIGNEPYGNQGYGTWATDTANAVKRLRTGGLTHTIMVDAPNWGQDWSFTMRDNAASVFAADPQKNTVFSIHMYGVFDTAAEISDYLGRFRAAKLPIVVGEFGFDHSDGNPDEDTILSYSQANGIGYLGWSWSGNGGGVEYLDMVTNFNPAALTTWGQRLFNGANGIKATAKEATVFGSTPPPTTPPPTTPPPTTPPPTTPPPTTPPPSTPPPGGCTATYTVTNQWQGGFQGEVKVTAGSTAITGWTAKWTFANGQTVSQSWSTVLSSSGATVTARNADWNGRLGAGASTSFGFIASFNGTNATPAVTCTAS from the coding sequence ATGAAGAAGAGACTCTCCGCCGCCGGTGCGGCCCTGCTCGCGTTGCTGGTCGCCGTGTTGGCGTTCGGTCAGCCCGCGCGGGCCGCGACCGGCTTCTCCGTCGCCGACGGCAAGCTCTACGACGCCAACGGCAGCGAGTTCGTCATGCGTGGCGTGAACCACGCGCACACCTGGTACCAGCAGCAGACCAGCTCCTTCGCCAACATCAAGGCGCTCGGGGCGAACACGGTGCGGGTGGTGCTGGCCAGCGGCCAGCGGTGGGCGAAGAACGACACCGCCGACGTCGCCAACGTCATCTCGCTGTGCAAGGCCAACCGGCTGATCTGCGTGCTGGAGGTGCACGACACCACCGGCTACGGCGAGCAGAGCGGGGCGGCCACCCTCGACCAGGCGGTCGACTACTGGCTCAGCGTCTCCAGCGCCCTCGCCGGCCAGGAGAAGTACGTCATCGTCAACATCGGCAACGAGCCGTACGGCAACCAGGGCTACGGCACCTGGGCGACCGACACCGCCAACGCGGTCAAGCGGCTGCGCACGGGCGGCCTGACGCACACCATCATGGTCGACGCCCCCAACTGGGGTCAGGACTGGTCGTTCACCATGCGCGACAACGCCGCGTCGGTGTTCGCGGCCGACCCGCAGAAGAACACGGTCTTCTCCATCCACATGTACGGCGTCTTCGACACCGCCGCCGAGATCAGCGACTACCTCGGCCGGTTCCGTGCCGCCAAGCTGCCGATCGTGGTCGGCGAGTTCGGCTTCGACCACTCCGACGGCAACCCCGACGAGGACACCATCCTCTCCTACAGCCAGGCCAACGGGATCGGCTACCTGGGCTGGTCCTGGAGCGGCAACGGCGGTGGCGTCGAGTACCTCGACATGGTCACCAACTTTAACCCCGCCGCGCTGACCACGTGGGGCCAGCGCCTCTTCAACGGGGCGAACGGGATCAAGGCCACCGCGAAGGAGGCGACGGTCTTCGGCAGCACCCCGCCGCCGACCACCCCGCCGCCGACGACGCCCCCGCCCACCACCCCGCCGCCCACGACGCCTCCGCCCACGACCCCGCCGCCGTCCACCCCGCCGCCGGGAGGCTGCACCGCGACGTACACGGTGACCAACCAGTGGCAGGGCGGCTTCCAGGGTGAGGTGAAGGTGACCGCCGGCTCAACGGCGATCACCGGCTGGACGGCGAAGTGGACGTTCGCCAACGGCCAGACCGTCAGCCAGTCCTGGAGCACCGTCCTGAGCAGCAGCGGGGCGACCGTCACGGCCCGCAACGCCGACTGGAACGGCCGGCTGGGCGCCGGTGCCAGCACCAGCTTCGGCTTCATCGCCAGCTTCAACGGCACCAACGCCACGCCCGCCGTGACCTGCACCGCGAGCTGA
- a CDS encoding TIGR03557 family F420-dependent LLM class oxidoreductase produces the protein MVNVGYTLMCEQAGPKQLVDYAVRAEAAGFDQLVISDHYYPWLDSQGHSPYAWSVLGAVAHATSRAELMSFVTCPIRRYHPAVVAQKASTIGVLSDGRFTLGLGAGENLNEHVVGGWPHVQQRHEMFEEALQIIRPLLNGETLTFSGNHYDVPDAYVWDRPARPVPMAVAASGRQSVTLAAEYGNGLVATEPDPHIIEMYDEAGGAGQPRYGQVAICYGPDEAECRKIVHDQFRWFGMGWKVNADLPGPESFAAATQFVREEDVAEGISCGPDVERHVEAFRKFVDAGFTHVAIVQVGGETQPMFLDWAQEQLLPRLREL, from the coding sequence ATGGTCAACGTCGGCTACACCCTGATGTGCGAGCAGGCCGGTCCGAAGCAACTGGTCGACTACGCGGTGCGGGCGGAGGCGGCCGGCTTCGACCAGCTCGTCATCTCCGACCACTACTACCCCTGGCTCGACTCCCAGGGCCACTCCCCGTACGCCTGGTCGGTGCTCGGCGCGGTCGCGCACGCCACCAGCCGGGCGGAGCTGATGTCCTTCGTCACCTGCCCGATCCGCCGCTACCACCCGGCGGTCGTGGCGCAGAAGGCCAGCACGATCGGGGTGCTCTCGGACGGCCGGTTCACCCTCGGCTTGGGCGCCGGCGAGAACCTCAACGAGCACGTGGTCGGCGGCTGGCCGCACGTGCAGCAGCGGCACGAGATGTTCGAGGAGGCCCTCCAGATCATCCGGCCCCTGCTCAACGGGGAGACGCTGACCTTCTCGGGCAACCACTACGACGTGCCCGACGCCTACGTGTGGGACCGGCCGGCCCGCCCGGTGCCGATGGCCGTCGCCGCCTCCGGCCGCCAGTCGGTCACGCTCGCCGCCGAGTACGGCAACGGCCTCGTCGCGACCGAACCGGACCCGCACATCATCGAGATGTACGACGAGGCCGGCGGCGCCGGGCAGCCCCGCTACGGCCAGGTGGCCATCTGCTACGGCCCGGACGAGGCGGAGTGCCGCAAGATCGTGCACGACCAGTTCCGCTGGTTCGGGATGGGCTGGAAGGTCAACGCGGACCTGCCCGGGCCGGAGTCGTTCGCCGCCGCCACCCAGTTCGTCCGCGAGGAGGACGTGGCCGAGGGAATCTCCTGCGGACCCGACGTGGAGCGGCACGTCGAGGCGTTCCGCAAGTTCGTCGACGCCGGCTTCACCCACGTGGCGATCGTGCAGGTGGGCGGCGAGACGCAGCCGATGTTCCTGGACTGGGCCCAGGAGCAGCTCCTGCCGAGGCTGCGCGAGCTGTGA
- a CDS encoding alpha/beta fold hydrolase produces MRATPGGRPRVTPPGRFGPAELRLALAAPKPAAGLTSEWRLVDGLRTHTRRAGDPGTAATPVVLVHGLAVSHRYLTPLALALADTHPVYAPDLPGFGLTERPGRAYDVREHAAHLAAWLAAYRMPPVCLVGHSFGAEVVAALAARHPDAVAAVVLAGPTSDPAARSRRGQFGRWLVDTLREAPLQAPILLRDVLDARPWRVHATLSHSVRNGIEADLVRIAAPTLVVAGSRDPVVPPSWRAQVGRLVPHARTVTVPGAAHNVVTTAPAQVAGAVRALLAPSLTNR; encoded by the coding sequence GTGAGGGCGACACCGGGCGGGCGGCCCCGCGTGACCCCGCCGGGCCGGTTCGGTCCGGCGGAGCTGCGCCTCGCGCTGGCCGCCCCGAAGCCGGCCGCCGGGCTGACCAGCGAGTGGCGGCTGGTCGACGGGCTCCGTACGCACACCCGCCGCGCCGGCGACCCCGGCACCGCCGCCACCCCCGTCGTGCTGGTGCACGGGCTGGCCGTCTCCCACCGCTACCTGACCCCGCTCGCCCTCGCGCTGGCCGACACCCACCCGGTGTACGCGCCCGACCTGCCCGGCTTCGGGCTGACCGAGCGCCCCGGACGCGCGTACGACGTCCGCGAGCACGCCGCGCACCTGGCCGCCTGGCTGGCCGCGTACCGGATGCCGCCCGTCTGCCTGGTCGGGCACTCGTTCGGCGCGGAGGTCGTCGCGGCGCTGGCCGCCCGGCACCCCGACGCGGTCGCAGCGGTGGTCCTCGCTGGCCCGACCAGCGATCCCGCCGCCCGCTCCCGCCGGGGACAGTTCGGGCGCTGGCTGGTGGACACCCTGCGGGAGGCGCCGTTGCAGGCGCCGATCCTGCTCCGGGACGTCCTCGACGCCCGCCCCTGGCGGGTGCACGCGACGCTGTCGCACTCGGTGCGCAACGGGATCGAGGCGGACCTGGTCCGCATCGCCGCGCCCACCCTGGTGGTGGCCGGCTCCCGGGACCCGGTCGTGCCGCCCTCCTGGCGCGCGCAGGTCGGCCGGCTGGTGCCGCACGCCCGTACGGTCACCGTGCCGGGTGCCGCGCACAACGTCGTGACCACCGCCCCGGCGCAGGTCGCCGGCGCGGTGCGCGCCCTTCTCGCCCCCTCGCTGACGAACAGGTGA